CGAGCCAAAGCCATATTGGAGAACGCCGGAGCCAAAGACATTTATAAAAGCTGGTATTCAGCCGGTCATCCAGGCGGAACAGCCAAGATAGGCGATGTGGTGGATCGAAATCTCATGACTGAAATTGACAATCTTTATGTATGTGATAATTCCGTGATTCCGGAAGCTCTTGGACTTCCGCCCACATTTACGCTGGTCTGCCTGGCCAAGCGCCTGGCCAAACACTTAGTCCCCCGGAAATAAAAAATCCGGATTTATGGGAGTTTGCCAAGCAGCAAGGACTCCCCGGTGATCCCATAAGATCCATTATCTGGGACAAAAGCTTATCGCCGAGTTTTTGAATATTATTCTCATATCAAAGGGTTCAGTGCGGCTGTGATCTGTCATAAATATCTCAGGCCTCTGAAATCAACTGCGATCAGCACTCACCCTAAACCTGACGATTTTACCAATTAGCCCAAGGGGAATCGGCTTATTCAACGGAAACTTCACTGAACCTTTCGCGCCTTCGTAGATAGATAGTTCGGTTTTGAATTTCGCGATTCCTGTCGGGGTAGGATAAAACCCGACATGTGTCTTGAAAGCAGCAAAATGAACCAGATTGCCT
This Desulfobacterales bacterium DNA region includes the following protein-coding sequences:
- a CDS encoding DUF1801 domain-containing protein encodes the protein MKETTTPKEIDEYIAALPKDVQKILEKIRATIRKAAPEAKETITHRIPTFKLEGNLVHFAAFKTHVGFYPTPTGIAKFKTELSIYEGAKGSVKFPLNKPIPLGLIGKIVRFRVSADRS